TTAAAGAACAAAAGGCGGTATTGATTATTCTTCTAAGCAATATATTCATTGCTTTTCTGGGAATTGGACTCATCATCCCCGTTATGCCGTCATTTATGAATATCATGCATTTATCAGGAAGTACGATGGGCTATCTGGTTGCCGTATTTGCGGTATCACAGCTTGTTATGTCACCATTCGCAGGTCGTTGGGTTGACCGTTACGGCAGAAAGAAAATCATCATCATCGGCTTATTCCTTTTTGGTGTTTCTGAACTTATCTTCGGTGTAGGGACAAACGTATCGGTGTTTTATTTATCAAGGATCCTAGGGGGAATCAGTGCCGCCTTTATCATGCCAGGTGTTACTGCATATGTTGCAGATATTACATCCGTCCAGGAAAGACCAAAAGCAATGGGCTATATTTCAGCTGCCATTAGCTTAGGTTTTATAATAGGTCCCGGTATCGGTGGCTTTATTGCAGAATATGGTATACGATTGCCCTTCTTCCTTGCGGCGGCCATTGCTTTTGTAGCTTGCCTTTCATCAATATTCATTTTAAAAGAGCCGCTTACAAAGGAACAGCTTGCAAAAGTTTCTGCCAGTACAAAGCAAACAAACTTTATAGGCGATTTAAAAAGATCACTTAATCCGCTTTACTTTATTGCGTTCATCATCGTATTTGTACTCGCTTTTGGTTTATCAGCCTATGAAACTGTGTTTAGCCTATTTTCTGATCATAAATTCGGCTTCACACCGAAGGATATTGCAATTATCATTACAATAAGCTCTATTTTCGGAGTTGTTGTGCAAGTATTTATGTTTGGAAAACTGGTGGATATTCTCGGCGAAAAGAAGCTTATCCAATTATGTTTAATCGTCGGTGCCATTTTTGCGGTAGCGTCCACTATGATTTCTAGCTTTTTGGCAGTTCTAGTGGTAACTTGCTTCATCTTCCT
The DNA window shown above is from Peribacillus sp. FSL P2-0133 and carries:
- a CDS encoding MFS transporter, which codes for MNKPIKEQKAVLIILLSNIFIAFLGIGLIIPVMPSFMNIMHLSGSTMGYLVAVFAVSQLVMSPFAGRWVDRYGRKKIIIIGLFLFGVSELIFGVGTNVSVFYLSRILGGISAAFIMPGVTAYVADITSVQERPKAMGYISAAISLGFIIGPGIGGFIAEYGIRLPFFLAAAIAFVACLSSIFILKEPLTKEQLAKVSASTKQTNFIGDLKRSLNPLYFIAFIIVFVLAFGLSAYETVFSLFSDHKFGFTPKDIAIIITISSIFGVVVQVFMFGKLVDILGEKKLIQLCLIVGAIFAVASTMISSFLAVLVVTCFIFLAFDLLRPALTTFLSKAAGKEQGFVAGMNSTYTSLGNIAGPSIGGLLFDVNIHYPYLFAAVIIVIGLGITVIWKENRLTESLAKY